A DNA window from Salvelinus alpinus chromosome 39, SLU_Salpinus.1, whole genome shotgun sequence contains the following coding sequences:
- the LOC139566660 gene encoding T-cell surface glycoprotein CD5-like isoform X2, giving the protein MNRRLVLTILALNVVTNEVKVSTSQPLTPSNSTPTTSSPPATTTSCVCNISTSCSSPTQPESPPPALGVIMVNWEVKSCKGDIHLSLLSSRSLPLCFNSWTHRSLQHAGLCKRKGCEGSPKGTKINAKALGYQINMNGSVTNNLCTTLRIQCEVVPDQLVGYKVVTGLLCVLVLVVLMVRFGQPSLKALRKRLSDKRQSRWIGPTQSQSVSYHRGKAGLQLNDNTDKRHSYPGLERLTVNTSREPSSNRNSDYDSYNL; this is encoded by the exons ATGAATAGAAGGCTGGTACTTACAATCCTGGCCCTGAATGTTG taaCCAATGAAGTCAAGGTATCCACCTCCCAACCTCTCACACCATCCAACTCCACTCCTACCACCTCCAGTCCCCCTGCTACCACCACTTCCTGTGTGTGTAACATCTCCACTTCCTGTTCCTCTCCGACCCAGCCCGAGTCTCCGCCACCTGCGCTGGGTGTTATCATGGTCAACTGGGAAGTGAAGTCCTGTAAGGGCGACatacacctgtctctcctctcgtcCCGTTCCTTACCGCTCTGCTTTAACAGTTGGACCCATCGTAGCCTTCAACATGCAGGGTTGTGTAAGAGGAAGGGCTGTGAGGGCTCCCCAAAGGGGACTAAGATCAATGCTAAAGCTTTGGGTTACCAGATCAATATGAATGGAAGTGTTACCAACAACCTCTGTACAACACTGAGGATCCAATGCGAAG tcGTCCCAGATCAGTTAGTGGGCTATAAGGTGGTGACTGGactgctgtgtgttctggtgcTGGTGGTGCTGATGGTGCGTTTCGGGCAGCCCTCCCTCAAGGCCCTCCGTAAGAGAC TGTCAGACAAGAGACAGAGTCGGTGGATCGGACCTACGCAGAGCCAAAGTG tCTCCTACCATAGAGGGAAGGCTGGACTCCAACTTAACGACAACACAGACAAGAGACACTCCTACCCTG gATTGGAGAGGCTGACGGTGAACACCAGCCGAGAGCCTTCGTCTAACAGAAACAGTGATTATGACTCTTATAACttgtga
- the LOC139566660 gene encoding T-cell surface glycoprotein CD5-like isoform X1: MNRRLVLTILALNVVKVSTSQPLTPSNSTPTTSSPPATTTSCVCNISTSCSSPTQPESPPPALGVIMVNWEVKSCKGDIHLSLLSSRSLPLCFNSWTHRSLQHAGLCKRKGCEGSPKGTKINAKALGYQINMNGSVTNNLCTTLRIQCEVVPDQLVGYKVVTGLLCVLVLVVLMVRFGQPSLKALRKRLSDKRQSRWIGPTQSQSVSYHRGKAGLQLNDNTDKRHSYPGLERLTVNTSREPSSNRNSDYDSYNL, translated from the exons ATGAATAGAAGGCTGGTACTTACAATCCTGGCCCTGAATGTTG TCAAGGTATCCACCTCCCAACCTCTCACACCATCCAACTCCACTCCTACCACCTCCAGTCCCCCTGCTACCACCACTTCCTGTGTGTGTAACATCTCCACTTCCTGTTCCTCTCCGACCCAGCCCGAGTCTCCGCCACCTGCGCTGGGTGTTATCATGGTCAACTGGGAAGTGAAGTCCTGTAAGGGCGACatacacctgtctctcctctcgtcCCGTTCCTTACCGCTCTGCTTTAACAGTTGGACCCATCGTAGCCTTCAACATGCAGGGTTGTGTAAGAGGAAGGGCTGTGAGGGCTCCCCAAAGGGGACTAAGATCAATGCTAAAGCTTTGGGTTACCAGATCAATATGAATGGAAGTGTTACCAACAACCTCTGTACAACACTGAGGATCCAATGCGAAG tcGTCCCAGATCAGTTAGTGGGCTATAAGGTGGTGACTGGactgctgtgtgttctggtgcTGGTGGTGCTGATGGTGCGTTTCGGGCAGCCCTCCCTCAAGGCCCTCCGTAAGAGAC TGTCAGACAAGAGACAGAGTCGGTGGATCGGACCTACGCAGAGCCAAAGTG tCTCCTACCATAGAGGGAAGGCTGGACTCCAACTTAACGACAACACAGACAAGAGACACTCCTACCCTG gATTGGAGAGGCTGACGGTGAACACCAGCCGAGAGCCTTCGTCTAACAGAAACAGTGATTATGACTCTTATAACttgtga